One Staphylococcus ratti DNA segment encodes these proteins:
- a CDS encoding GNAT family N-acetyltransferase, whose amino-acid sequence MIKKVNTEKEYQDALHIRKTVFIEEQNVPVEEEIDAYEAEATHFIAYNDDAKPLATARYRIVDDVVKVERVAVSKAARGLGLGKRLMIYLEDEAMQHGYRTFKLGAQTHAIPFYQSLGYEPYGEEYIDAGIPHYDMYKKV is encoded by the coding sequence ATGATTAAAAAAGTAAACACTGAAAAAGAGTATCAAGATGCATTACATATTCGTAAGACAGTATTTATTGAAGAACAAAACGTTCCGGTCGAGGAAGAAATTGACGCCTATGAAGCTGAAGCTACACATTTTATCGCATACAATGATGATGCTAAACCTTTAGCGACAGCAAGATACCGTATTGTAGATGATGTTGTTAAAGTAGAACGTGTTGCTGTTTCTAAAGCTGCACGTGGACTTGGATTAGGAAAAAGACTCATGATTTATCTTGAAGATGAAGCAATGCAACATGGCTACCGTACTTTTAAACTTGGCGCCCAAACACATGCAATTCCTTTTTATCAATCATTAGGATATGAGCCGTACGGTGAAGAATACATCGATGCTGGCATCCCACACTACGATATGTATAAGAAAGTTTAA
- a CDS encoding DUF2538 family protein, whose protein sequence is MSRHTYEKINQINGMFTMLEQQIIHSKDMAHFRSELFYVNHAHRENYEALLVYYSDSETNPVINAACYIVALPEIFDAIDVFDSPLPFSWVYNENGLTEEMQNLSVPIQYLVAAALEVTDVNIFKPSGYTMGMNNWNLVQMRIFWQYTALVRQNAE, encoded by the coding sequence ATGTCGCGACACACATACGAAAAGATTAATCAAATCAATGGTATGTTCACAATGTTAGAACAGCAAATTATCCATAGCAAAGATATGGCACATTTTCGTTCTGAGCTTTTTTATGTTAACCATGCCCACCGCGAGAATTACGAAGCCCTCCTCGTTTACTATTCAGATAGTGAAACGAATCCAGTCATTAATGCAGCTTGTTATATCGTCGCATTGCCAGAAATCTTTGATGCTATCGATGTATTTGACTCTCCTTTACCATTTTCATGGGTTTACAATGAAAATGGTTTGACAGAAGAGATGCAAAACTTAAGTGTTCCAATTCAATACCTTGTTGCTGCAGCTTTAGAAGTCACAGATGTCAATATTTTCAAACCCTCGGGTTATACGATGGGAATGAACAATTGGAATTTAGTACAAATGCGTATTTTTTGGCAATATACTGCGTTAGTACGCCAAAATGCCGAATAA
- a CDS encoding LCP family protein has translation MNKALKFVLYLLVLILVIVPAIFAFILFNSSRDAFDDSFSQKDKRESVLRKQKVDPSKEPVSILFLGIDDSSARRENGQSANQSRTDAMILSTLNPDKNQIRLLSIPRDTLSYIPKVGYYDKITHAHAYGGPESSMDTIEKALNVPVDYYVRIDMDAFAQAVDELGGIEYNVPYDLNEPNRTDKGRIKLKKGKQVLNGEEVLALTRTRKQDSDLKRGQRQMEVLKTLFHKAQETQSLSKLDDIIQIVGKNSQHNLSYDEIQALATDYLVSDTDIKTEQLKGENELLNGIYYINPDIDALIKTANRLRNDLGLSPIKDRDQFMIERVKKAFGEIPPLLNIEENLVNPSSSNRSESAQSNNTDVPSDQQNNATNATQTPTNQDSNQAPVENDSTYQDPNATTPY, from the coding sequence ATGAACAAAGCCCTCAAATTCGTGTTGTATTTGCTTGTACTCATATTGGTAATTGTTCCTGCAATATTCGCTTTTATATTATTTAATTCGTCAAGAGATGCTTTTGACGATTCTTTTTCGCAAAAAGATAAAAGAGAATCTGTACTGAGAAAACAAAAAGTCGATCCTAGTAAAGAACCTGTTTCAATTTTGTTTTTAGGTATTGATGACAGCAGTGCACGTAGAGAAAATGGCCAAAGCGCAAATCAATCAAGAACAGATGCAATGATTTTATCAACGCTTAATCCTGACAAAAATCAAATTCGTTTGTTAAGTATTCCTCGTGATACTTTAAGTTATATACCTAAAGTAGGATATTATGACAAGATTACGCATGCCCATGCCTATGGTGGCCCTGAGTCTTCAATGGATACAATCGAAAAAGCTTTAAATGTTCCAGTTGATTATTATGTACGAATCGATATGGATGCGTTCGCTCAAGCTGTGGATGAACTTGGAGGTATTGAGTATAACGTGCCTTATGACTTAAATGAACCTAACAGAACAGATAAAGGCCGTATTAAATTGAAAAAAGGTAAACAGGTTTTAAACGGGGAAGAAGTACTTGCGCTCACAAGAACGCGTAAGCAAGACTCTGACTTAAAACGTGGTCAGCGGCAAATGGAAGTGCTAAAAACTTTATTCCACAAAGCCCAAGAAACCCAATCTTTAAGTAAACTAGACGATATCATACAAATTGTAGGAAAAAATTCGCAACATAATTTATCTTATGATGAAATACAAGCACTTGCAACGGATTACCTAGTTAGCGACACTGATATTAAAACAGAACAATTAAAAGGCGAAAATGAACTATTAAACGGCATTTATTATATTAACCCTGACATAGATGCACTAATTAAGACAGCTAATCGCCTACGCAATGATTTAGGGTTAAGTCCTATAAAAGACCGAGATCAATTTATGATAGAACGTGTCAAAAAAGCTTTTGGCGAAATACCGCCACTCTTAAACATTGAAGAAAATCTTGTGAATCCGTCATCTTCAAACCGTTCTGAATCGGCCCAATCTAACAACACTGATGTGCCTTCAGACCAACAAAATAACGCAACAAACGCAACACAAACACCTACAAATCAAGATAGCAATCAAGCACCTGTAGAAAATGACTCGACGTATCAAGATCCAAACGCAACAACCCCATATTAA